In Phreatobacter stygius, a genomic segment contains:
- a CDS encoding DUF5074 domain-containing protein, with the protein MKQSPAEILREYGPLPGVSQVHGVTFDGQNVWFASGDKLNAFDPADGKAVRAIDVAAHAGTAFDGRHLFQIAEDRIQKIDPTTGQVLATIPTPGGGGDSGLTWAEGTLWVGQYRDRKIHQIDPETGAILRTIESKRFVTGVTWVDGELWHGTWENDESDLRRLDPRTGEVLERLEMPAGMGVSGLESDGGDRFFCGGGNSGTVRAVRRPR; encoded by the coding sequence ATGAAACAATCACCTGCCGAAATCCTCCGCGAATATGGCCCCTTGCCCGGCGTCAGCCAGGTCCATGGGGTAACCTTTGACGGCCAGAACGTCTGGTTTGCCTCCGGGGACAAGCTGAACGCCTTCGATCCGGCCGATGGCAAGGCGGTGCGCGCGATCGATGTCGCCGCCCATGCCGGAACCGCCTTCGACGGACGGCACCTGTTTCAGATCGCCGAGGATCGCATCCAGAAGATCGACCCGACGACCGGCCAGGTGCTCGCCACGATCCCGACGCCCGGCGGCGGTGGCGACTCGGGCCTCACCTGGGCCGAGGGCACGCTCTGGGTGGGCCAATATCGGGACCGGAAGATCCATCAGATCGATCCGGAGACCGGGGCCATCCTGCGCACCATCGAGTCCAAGCGTTTCGTCACCGGCGTCACCTGGGTCGACGGCGAGCTCTGGCACGGCACCTGGGAAAATGACGAAAGCGATCTGCGGCGGCTGGACCCGCGCACCGGAGAGGTCCTGGAGCGGCTCGAGATGCCGGCCGGAATGGGCGTGTCGGGGCTCGAGTCCGACGGTGGCGATCGGTTCTTCTGCGGCGGCGGCAACAGCGGCACGGTGCGCGCGGTCCGCCGGCCGAGGTGA
- a CDS encoding class I SAM-dependent methyltransferase, translating into MAHFSDPHSVARYAEGPPRFVPGFTDLHRMTRLLLTERAPDDARVLVLGAGGGLELKAFAEAEPHWTFDGVDPAAEMLGLAGRTLGPLAARVRLHQGYIDDAPEGPFDAATCLLTLHFLAPDERRRTAAEIRRRLKPGAPFVAAHSSFPQDDGERALWLSRYAAFAVASGADPDQARTARAAIDTRLNLLSPAHDEAILRDAGFSNVSLFYAAFTWRGWVAYA; encoded by the coding sequence CTGGCCCACTTTTCCGATCCCCATTCCGTCGCCCGCTATGCCGAAGGGCCGCCGCGCTTCGTGCCCGGCTTCACCGACCTGCATCGCATGACGCGGCTTTTGCTGACCGAACGCGCGCCTGATGATGCCCGCGTGCTGGTGCTCGGCGCCGGCGGCGGGCTGGAGTTGAAGGCCTTTGCCGAGGCTGAGCCGCACTGGACCTTCGACGGCGTCGATCCGGCCGCCGAAATGCTCGGGCTGGCCGGGCGCACGCTCGGGCCGCTTGCCGCGCGGGTCCGGCTGCACCAGGGCTATATCGACGATGCGCCGGAAGGCCCGTTCGACGCGGCCACGTGCCTGCTGACCCTGCATTTCCTGGCACCTGACGAACGCCGGCGCACGGCAGCCGAAATCCGACGCCGCCTCAAGCCCGGCGCGCCCTTCGTGGCGGCCCATTCCAGCTTCCCGCAGGATGACGGCGAGCGGGCGCTCTGGCTGTCGCGATACGCCGCCTTTGCGGTTGCTTCGGGCGCCGATCCCGACCAGGCCCGGACCGCTCGCGCGGCGATCGACACACGTCTGAACCTGCTCAGTCCCGCGCATGACGAGGCGATCCTGCGCGACGCCGGCTTCTCGAACGTCAGCCTGTTCTACGCCGCCTTCACCTGGCGCGGCTGGGTTGCCTATGCCTGA
- a CDS encoding RrF2 family transcriptional regulator — translation MKRDSRLSGVLHVLLHMAEHDAPVTSEVLAKAMATNPVVIRRIMAGLRDHGYVHSERGHGGGWTLACELSDVTLRDIYTALGNPSLLAIGNRTEAPGCLVEQAVNAALNQAFQDAEALLVSRLGDVTLAMLSADFHDRLVARGGSHDLATVHGS, via the coding sequence ATGAAACGTGATAGTCGATTGTCCGGCGTGCTCCACGTCCTGCTGCACATGGCGGAGCATGATGCCCCTGTCACCTCCGAGGTTCTCGCCAAGGCGATGGCCACCAATCCGGTGGTGATCCGCAGGATCATGGCGGGCCTCAGGGACCACGGTTATGTGCACTCGGAACGGGGGCATGGCGGCGGCTGGACGCTGGCCTGCGAATTGTCTGATGTGACATTGCGCGACATCTACACCGCGCTCGGCAACCCCTCGCTTCTCGCCATCGGCAACCGGACCGAGGCGCCCGGCTGCCTGGTCGAACAGGCGGTCAATGCCGCCCTCAATCAGGCCTTTCAGGATGCCGAGGCCTTGCTCGTTTCGCGCCTCGGCGACGTGACGCTGGCCATGCTGAGCGCCGATTTTCACGACCGCCTGGTTGCCCGTGGCGGATCGCATGACCTGGCGACCGTCCATGGATCATGA